The Candidatus Wallbacteria bacterium genome contains a region encoding:
- a CDS encoding ABC transporter permease, whose protein sequence is MKFIDVPDFLRETGDLVQFCSRTLASFSQIKTYHFSFLSLLVEECYRLGVQSLPLIIITGTSTGMVLVFEIAYQFQKFGASNYIGGVVAVALARELSPVLAAIVVSGRVGSSITAEIGSMKISEQLDALEALGIDPYFYLLLPRLVALTIVLPLLTIFTDLVGFLGGLLVAVYQLHISFRTFYDSILQHLLTNDFLSGLFKAVFFGFIIAAYSGWRGLKVEGGALGVGHETTKAVVLAIMTILVSDYLLSIFWQNAYNIWLSL, encoded by the coding sequence ATGAAGTTCATTGATGTTCCCGACTTTTTAAGAGAAACCGGCGATCTGGTGCAATTCTGTTCCAGGACGCTTGCCAGTTTCAGCCAGATCAAGACCTACCATTTTTCCTTCTTGAGCCTCCTGGTCGAAGAATGTTACCGTCTGGGTGTACAATCGCTCCCCCTGATCATCATTACCGGAACTTCCACCGGCATGGTGCTTGTATTTGAGATCGCATACCAGTTCCAGAAATTCGGGGCATCCAACTATATCGGCGGTGTAGTAGCTGTAGCGCTGGCGCGGGAACTTTCGCCGGTGCTGGCTGCGATTGTGGTGAGCGGTCGTGTCGGATCGTCAATTACAGCGGAAATCGGAAGCATGAAAATTTCCGAGCAGCTGGATGCGCTGGAAGCGCTTGGCATCGATCCATATTTTTATCTGCTGCTGCCAAGACTCGTGGCACTAACCATTGTCCTGCCGCTTTTAACCATTTTCACTGACCTGGTCGGATTCCTCGGAGGATTGCTGGTGGCAGTTTATCAGCTCCACATTTCCTTCAGAACTTTTTATGATTCCATCCTCCAGCATCTCTTGACCAATGATTTTCTGTCCGGCCTTTTTAAAGCCGTTTTCTTCGGCTTCATCATCGCCGCCTACAGCGGATGGAGAGGCCTGAAAGTAGAAGGTGGAGCGCTGGGTGTAGGGCATGAAACCACTAAAGCCGTAGTACTGGCCATTATGACTATCCTGGTTTCAGATTACCTGCTCTCCATTTTCTGGCAGAATGCCTATAACATTTGGCTGAGTCTCTGA
- the purM gene encoding phosphoribosylformylglycinamidine cyclo-ligase produces the protein MVNYKDSGVDIDKADRAIDGIMNLVKKTMNRNVISGIGGFSGLYRVPGTKKVVSAGIDGVGTKLKLAFAMKKHDTIGIDCVAMNVNDVLTSGILPHIFLDYYGCGKLNEKNFSQVLTGIVEGCLQSDAVLIGGETAEMPGFYPDDEYDLAGCAIGIGDKSEILNHSKVRQNDIVIGIPSTGFHSNGFSLVRQVLTKKKLRLDQKIGAVTLGEALLKPTRIYVPEVKKIRKAGLPIKAMVHITGGGFYENIPRVIPGKLGVLIRKCQPIPEVISLIQKKGDISERDMYRTFNMGIGFMLICDKKIEKNIRKLIPDSLKIGEIVSGGGVTIC, from the coding sequence ATGGTCAACTACAAAGACAGCGGTGTGGATATTGACAAGGCTGACCGGGCCATTGACGGGATCATGAATCTGGTCAAGAAAACCATGAATCGGAATGTGATCAGCGGGATCGGCGGCTTCTCCGGATTATACCGCGTACCGGGCACAAAAAAGGTCGTGTCAGCCGGAATCGACGGGGTTGGCACCAAGCTCAAACTGGCTTTTGCCATGAAAAAACACGATACGATCGGGATCGACTGCGTGGCCATGAACGTGAATGACGTGCTCACCAGCGGGATCCTGCCGCATATTTTTCTAGATTATTACGGCTGTGGAAAACTGAACGAAAAAAACTTCAGCCAGGTGTTGACCGGCATAGTAGAAGGCTGCCTGCAGTCGGACGCAGTGCTGATCGGCGGAGAAACCGCGGAAATGCCCGGATTCTATCCTGACGATGAATACGATCTGGCCGGCTGCGCCATCGGCATTGGTGATAAATCTGAAATTCTAAACCACTCTAAAGTCAGGCAGAACGATATTGTGATCGGGATTCCATCAACAGGATTCCACTCCAACGGTTTTTCACTCGTACGCCAGGTGCTAACAAAAAAAAAGCTTAGACTGGATCAGAAAATAGGAGCAGTCACTCTGGGCGAAGCTTTGCTGAAACCCACCAGGATCTATGTACCGGAAGTCAAAAAAATCCGCAAAGCCGGCCTCCCGATCAAAGCCATGGTTCATATCACTGGCGGTGGATTTTATGAAAATATCCCCAGAGTAATTCCCGGAAAGCTGGGCGTCCTGATCAGGAAATGCCAGCCGATTCCAGAAGTGATCAGCCTGATCCAGAAAAAGGGAGATATTTCTGAGCGGGATATGTACAGGACCTTCAATATGGGAATCGGCTTCATGCTGATCTGCGATAAAAAAATCGAGAAAAACATCCGTAAGCTGATTCCTGATTCCCTCAAAATCGGTGAAATCGTAAGCGGCGGCGGGGTCACAATATGTTGA
- a CDS encoding rhodanese-like domain-containing protein, translated as MKFTVCLFLLAITFSVSALDTVENFYLGQLVYNLKLNCLDLEKQKVESLFETELHAIPGQESGIELTSQDGKVNYCCKVTGGIVVVDNAKKILKGSFYVRYKGSDNFSTQFSLFAYRGETKKIELYKTGLKIYQLEIYTTFNCYECPSPWDSRLDTENTGEAVPISLKISESKNGAIREISQQKVFAGEREKGNFQVNDSTGDLTFELEARRLGEAVDLKLTLWMVNEEKKTRTTFNDEARLILLPDEPRKTAFGVGKGITLELEISMIKEAFFSGTAGEKFKNISAKDAADMITANKDKPEFVILDVRTGKEFSDGHLEKAVNLDYYAADFSERLATLDHARTYLVYCKKGARSGEAARIMQGLGFKNVINITDGYTGWVDNKLQTVK; from the coding sequence ATGAAGTTCACCGTCTGCCTCTTCCTTTTAGCCATAACTTTTTCAGTTTCGGCTCTCGATACAGTCGAAAACTTTTATCTCGGACAACTGGTCTACAACCTGAAATTAAACTGCCTGGATCTGGAAAAACAGAAGGTTGAATCCCTTTTTGAGACGGAACTGCATGCTATTCCCGGCCAGGAATCAGGAATCGAGCTGACTTCACAGGACGGAAAGGTCAATTACTGCTGCAAAGTGACCGGAGGCATAGTTGTTGTTGATAATGCCAAGAAAATCCTCAAAGGATCATTCTATGTCCGTTATAAAGGAAGCGACAACTTCAGCACCCAATTTTCGCTTTTTGCCTACCGTGGCGAGACAAAAAAAATCGAACTTTATAAGACAGGGCTGAAAATCTATCAGCTGGAAATTTACACCACTTTCAACTGTTATGAATGCCCTAGCCCATGGGATTCGCGTCTTGACACAGAAAATACGGGGGAGGCAGTTCCCATCAGTCTGAAAATTTCAGAGAGTAAGAATGGAGCCATTCGGGAAATATCTCAGCAGAAAGTATTTGCGGGCGAGAGAGAGAAGGGAAATTTTCAGGTCAATGACAGTACCGGCGACCTGACTTTCGAGCTGGAAGCCAGGCGGCTGGGCGAAGCTGTGGACCTGAAACTGACGCTCTGGATGGTGAATGAGGAGAAAAAGACCAGGACCACTTTCAACGATGAGGCTCGTTTAATACTTCTGCCTGACGAACCAAGAAAAACTGCGTTCGGCGTTGGAAAAGGCATCACCCTGGAGCTTGAAATCTCCATGATCAAGGAAGCCTTCTTCAGCGGGACAGCGGGAGAAAAATTCAAGAACATTTCAGCCAAAGATGCCGCGGATATGATCACAGCCAACAAAGACAAGCCTGAGTTCGTGATCCTGGATGTGAGGACAGGCAAGGAATTTTCAGACGGACATCTGGAAAAAGCTGTAAATCTGGATTATTACGCAGCCGATTTTTCCGAGAGGCTTGCCACTCTGGACCATGCCAGGACATACCTTGTCTACTGTAAAAAAGGAGCCCGCAGCGGGGAAGCTGCCAGGATCATGCAGGGACTTGGATTTAAAAACGTGATCAACATCACAGACGGCTACACGGGATGGGTAGACAATAAACTTCAGACAGTAAAATAG
- the purN gene encoding phosphoribosylglycinamide formyltransferase, with translation MLSLGVLASGRGSNFLSILDQIDEGSLKCKVKVLISDKCDANALVIAREHGISSIFIDPGRFQKRAGFEAAVVEKLREFQVELVILAGFMRIAGKTLLSAFPDKIVNIHPSLLPSFPGLLAQRQALEYGVKISGCTVHFVNSGVDSGPIILQKAVPVLEGDTQESLSERILAEEHKLFPEALSLLAEKRVKIRGRVVSIIPGRTS, from the coding sequence ATGTTGAGTCTCGGAGTGCTGGCATCCGGCCGGGGCAGCAATTTTCTCTCGATCCTGGATCAGATTGACGAAGGCAGCCTGAAATGTAAGGTCAAAGTTTTAATCTCGGATAAATGCGACGCTAATGCCCTGGTAATTGCAAGAGAACACGGTATTTCTTCAATTTTCATCGATCCCGGCAGATTTCAAAAGCGCGCCGGATTTGAAGCCGCAGTTGTTGAAAAGCTGCGGGAATTTCAGGTTGAATTAGTGATTCTGGCCGGATTCATGCGCATAGCGGGAAAAACACTGCTGTCGGCTTTCCCCGATAAAATCGTGAACATACATCCGTCGCTGCTGCCATCATTCCCCGGTCTCCTTGCGCAGCGTCAGGCTCTGGAATACGGCGTCAAAATTTCCGGCTGCACAGTCCATTTTGTTAATTCCGGGGTCGATTCAGGTCCAATCATTCTGCAGAAAGCAGTACCGGTTCTGGAGGGTGATACCCAGGAGTCCCTGTCTGAGCGTATTTTAGCCGAGGAACACAAGCTCTTTCCCGAGGCTCTTTCCCTGCTGGCTGAAAAACGGGTTAAAATCAGGGGCAGGGTTGTCAGTATAATTCCAGGGAGGACTTCTTGA
- the purH gene encoding bifunctional phosphoribosylaminoimidazolecarboxamide formyltransferase/IMP cyclohydrolase, whose product MKKERWVLISVWNKDGLEPLLKSLSHHGYEFISSSGTADYIKKMKYKVRKVETVTGYPEILNGRVKTLHPNIHGGILAPRTPEALSEIKDQGITPIEMVIVNLYPFWEYKNKGLNDKELIEYIDIGGPAMLRAAAKNYHFVLPVPSPQFYEELIKELDAHGGEPGEDFRKKMMAETFSLTSAYDGMIAGHFSSDRFPSCFALCGKLVQTLRYGENPHQGAALYKTSGGIPTFEKLQGKELSYNNILDLDACVRLYKTFCNDQRCFTAILKHNNPCGLALADDPVASYRGALSGDPVSAFGGIVVSNREIAKETASEMKKLFLEIILAPGFSKDALEILKSKKNLRLLCFDPHLIPHGIPEIKSVNGGFLVQDENEEFSSEFEFVTEMKPAGVDLEELIFAQRIVKHLKSNAISITKEHILRGAGMGQVSRVDAVQLALSKAAEKAKGAYLASDAFFPFPDCLELAAKSGIRAVIQPGGSVNDNEVVEKANALGLIMVFTGQRHFWH is encoded by the coding sequence TTGAAAAAAGAACGTTGGGTCCTGATCTCTGTCTGGAATAAAGACGGCCTGGAGCCACTTCTGAAATCTCTGAGTCACCATGGTTATGAATTCATTTCCAGTTCAGGAACCGCAGATTACATCAAGAAAATGAAATACAAAGTCAGGAAAGTCGAAACCGTCACCGGCTATCCGGAAATTCTTAACGGGCGGGTGAAAACGCTGCACCCTAATATTCACGGCGGCATCCTGGCTCCCCGCACTCCAGAAGCATTGTCTGAAATCAAAGACCAGGGTATCACTCCGATCGAGATGGTGATTGTGAATCTCTATCCATTCTGGGAATATAAAAATAAAGGCCTGAACGACAAAGAACTGATCGAATACATAGATATCGGCGGCCCCGCCATGCTGCGTGCAGCAGCCAAGAATTACCATTTTGTCCTGCCTGTTCCGTCTCCGCAATTTTACGAAGAACTGATTAAGGAGCTGGACGCGCACGGTGGTGAACCAGGTGAGGATTTCCGAAAGAAGATGATGGCGGAAACCTTCAGCCTCACTTCTGCTTACGATGGTATGATTGCAGGACATTTCTCGAGCGACAGGTTTCCTTCCTGCTTTGCACTTTGCGGGAAACTGGTGCAGACCCTGCGTTACGGCGAAAATCCTCATCAGGGAGCGGCACTGTATAAAACCTCGGGGGGAATTCCAACCTTCGAAAAGCTTCAGGGTAAAGAACTGTCTTACAACAACATTCTGGACCTGGACGCCTGCGTGAGGCTTTATAAAACATTCTGCAACGATCAACGCTGTTTCACTGCGATCTTGAAACACAACAATCCCTGCGGTCTGGCGCTGGCCGACGATCCGGTGGCCTCTTACCGCGGCGCGCTTTCAGGAGATCCTGTTTCCGCATTTGGCGGAATCGTGGTTTCAAACCGGGAAATCGCTAAAGAGACTGCTTCTGAAATGAAAAAACTGTTCCTTGAAATAATTCTGGCTCCTGGCTTTTCCAAAGATGCTCTGGAAATCCTTAAAAGCAAAAAAAATCTGCGCCTCCTGTGTTTCGATCCGCATCTGATACCACATGGGATACCGGAAATCAAAAGTGTAAATGGCGGATTCCTGGTCCAGGATGAAAACGAGGAGTTCAGCAGCGAATTCGAATTTGTCACTGAGATGAAACCAGCGGGTGTGGATCTGGAAGAGCTGATTTTCGCCCAGCGCATTGTCAAGCATCTCAAGTCCAATGCAATTTCCATTACAAAGGAGCATATTCTTCGCGGAGCGGGAATGGGGCAGGTTTCCAGAGTGGATGCTGTACAGCTTGCTCTCAGCAAGGCTGCGGAAAAAGCGAAGGGTGCCTATCTCGCATCAGACGCCTTCTTCCCGTTCCCGGACTGCCTGGAACTGGCTGCCAAATCCGGAATCAGGGCCGTGATCCAACCCGGTGGATCAGTAAACGACAACGAAGTAGTGGAAAAAGCCAATGCCCTCGGCCTGATCATGGTATTCACAGGCCAGCGGCACTTCTGGCATTAG
- a CDS encoding SPASM domain-containing protein: protein MSFKATGRNSQIPLLILDTIAFCELSCIMCPQSKPDPDQEYRRGIMDFSLYKKIMDELTTGFQKVNAILPFWNGEGPLHPEFKKMVEYAAERNNRNKGFNVFSLHTNFNSLNQELLKTMIDSRIFGPITLSFDALTEETYRKIRIGGDFNRVMNNIHFFLQYRKLRGLQYPSLIFQFIVMPENSHEAVPFRDYWENVLKNLALPYKIGFDDTLHMDCDTIFFRRMNVDTDQDQKRAEDLHKSVLIELGLWKEETERAIQSDEFRVESQLNIFTGKKAVRRPCVGLWQHFGVRYDGEASACCTDFKARQKLGNVKDSGIWAIWTGELLEQYRIWHILGEFHRIPVCAGCRNQAFHSISDEEITAYLKDIQRDDLITKYLERVKQ, encoded by the coding sequence ATGTCTTTCAAGGCTACAGGCAGAAATTCCCAGATTCCGCTCCTGATTCTGGATACGATTGCTTTCTGCGAACTTTCCTGCATCATGTGTCCGCAGAGCAAGCCTGACCCGGATCAGGAGTATCGCCGGGGGATCATGGATTTTTCGCTTTATAAAAAAATCATGGATGAACTGACTACAGGCTTTCAAAAGGTCAATGCAATTCTCCCGTTCTGGAACGGGGAAGGACCTCTGCACCCTGAATTCAAAAAAATGGTGGAATATGCAGCAGAACGAAACAATCGCAACAAGGGTTTCAACGTATTCTCCCTGCATACCAATTTTAACAGCCTGAATCAGGAATTACTCAAGACTATGATCGATTCAAGGATTTTCGGGCCAATCACCCTCTCGTTCGACGCGCTGACTGAGGAAACATACCGCAAGATCCGGATTGGCGGGGACTTTAACCGCGTGATGAATAACATCCATTTCTTTCTGCAATACAGGAAGCTTAGAGGACTTCAATATCCCTCCCTGATCTTCCAGTTCATAGTGATGCCCGAGAACAGTCACGAAGCCGTCCCTTTCAGGGATTACTGGGAGAATGTACTGAAAAATCTCGCTCTGCCCTATAAAATCGGCTTTGATGACACTCTGCACATGGATTGCGACACGATTTTTTTCCGCCGCATGAATGTAGATACTGACCAGGATCAGAAAAGAGCCGAAGATCTGCATAAGTCGGTGTTGATTGAACTGGGTCTGTGGAAAGAAGAGACTGAACGGGCGATCCAGTCCGACGAGTTCAGGGTCGAGAGCCAGTTGAACATTTTTACCGGGAAAAAAGCCGTGCGCAGGCCATGCGTCGGGCTGTGGCAGCATTTCGGCGTGCGCTATGACGGAGAAGCGTCAGCCTGCTGCACTGACTTCAAAGCCAGACAAAAGCTTGGAAACGTTAAAGATTCGGGGATCTGGGCCATCTGGACCGGTGAACTGCTTGAACAATATCGGATCTGGCATATTCTGGGGGAATTCCATCGCATTCCGGTCTGCGCAGGGTGCAGGAATCAGGCCTTCCACTCCATTTCAGACGAAGAAATCACAGCCTATTTAAAAGACATTCAACGGGACGATCTGATCACAAAATATCTGGAAAGAGTAAAACAGTGA
- a CDS encoding SpoIVB peptidase S55 domain-containing protein has translation MKALLFLIFLVLPFILHADSQDFISVSEVLPEMQGIAKTVFEGTAIQSFPIKVLGVLKNNKFSDNLVINGESVLIQASGPLIDKSGGIAAGMSGAPVYIKNRLLGALSAGWTLADHTVGLVTPIEDMMKLTYPPYMENGKSSGEVGLLEPPVKIKGKTYGKLELVRQVPATAAEGVLYFYYAGSPLMVQGLRSNLIKVAGQLFPVFPSATAYSSDKTKLVPGAALGVQIARGDINITTLGTLTYYDEQRNLILAFGHPFLHKGEVDYFLSDAYIYHSFSSIDMPFKVGSPLELIGRVCQDRQQGIVGLVGEKPRTIPVKFQVKDLDQNLTRQINVDIVSDTQLLSDVLNAMVKQALDETVNYIGPLSVESYFTIGYSVAGGSSALKYSNLYYSDNLSDTLCQDLLATVGLLTENEFKPVKIQKIDWQLSITKKKRTARITNVKFPSRNVIAGEVIGLNVTIKPFRANEFVKTVFLKLPEDTSGSLNVAVRGGKNYRSSTDDKENFGSFEEIVQSAEQYPKYNDIVVSWSVPKDEGDTGEIQNSAVEPAPNSSNKVISTEYVLDGYFENLLIFNEVH, from the coding sequence ATGAAAGCACTGCTGTTTTTGATCTTTTTGGTGTTGCCATTCATACTCCATGCGGATTCCCAGGATTTTATTTCTGTCAGCGAAGTGCTGCCTGAGATGCAGGGAATTGCAAAGACAGTGTTTGAAGGCACCGCGATTCAGAGCTTTCCGATCAAAGTACTGGGCGTTCTAAAGAACAACAAGTTTTCGGATAACCTGGTGATCAACGGAGAATCAGTTCTGATTCAGGCTTCCGGACCGCTGATCGACAAGAGCGGCGGCATCGCGGCCGGCATGAGCGGGGCTCCGGTTTATATTAAAAACAGGCTGCTGGGCGCACTGTCTGCCGGCTGGACACTGGCTGATCATACAGTAGGCCTGGTGACTCCTATCGAAGACATGATGAAGCTGACTTATCCACCATACATGGAAAACGGGAAGAGTTCCGGCGAAGTCGGGCTGCTTGAGCCTCCTGTTAAAATCAAGGGGAAAACCTATGGAAAGCTCGAACTGGTCAGACAAGTCCCCGCCACTGCAGCAGAAGGCGTCCTTTATTTTTATTACGCCGGATCTCCACTGATGGTGCAGGGTTTGCGGTCAAATCTGATCAAGGTGGCCGGACAACTTTTTCCAGTCTTTCCGTCAGCAACCGCTTACAGTTCGGACAAGACCAAGCTGGTGCCGGGTGCCGCTCTTGGGGTACAGATCGCCAGGGGTGACATCAACATCACCACGCTCGGAACACTCACCTACTATGACGAGCAGCGCAATCTGATCCTGGCATTCGGACATCCTTTCCTGCACAAGGGAGAAGTCGACTATTTCCTCTCTGATGCTTATATTTACCATTCGTTTTCCAGTATCGACATGCCATTCAAAGTGGGTTCCCCGCTGGAACTGATCGGCAGGGTCTGCCAGGACAGGCAGCAGGGTATAGTCGGACTGGTTGGAGAAAAACCGAGGACCATCCCGGTCAAATTCCAGGTCAAAGACCTTGACCAGAATTTAACCCGCCAGATCAACGTGGATATAGTTTCTGATACCCAGCTGCTCTCGGATGTGCTGAACGCCATGGTCAAACAGGCTCTTGACGAGACAGTAAACTACATCGGTCCCCTGAGTGTTGAATCCTACTTTACGATCGGGTATTCAGTAGCCGGCGGAAGCTCGGCTCTTAAATACAGCAATCTCTATTACAGCGATAATCTAAGCGACACTCTCTGCCAGGACCTGCTGGCGACCGTAGGCCTTCTTACTGAAAATGAATTCAAGCCTGTCAAAATTCAAAAAATCGACTGGCAGCTTTCTATTACCAAGAAAAAACGCACTGCCAGGATCACCAATGTGAAATTCCCTTCCAGAAATGTGATTGCCGGTGAAGTGATCGGTCTGAACGTTACCATCAAGCCGTTCAGAGCCAATGAATTCGTCAAGACTGTCTTCCTTAAACTCCCTGAAGACACCAGCGGAAGCCTCAATGTTGCCGTACGCGGCGGGAAAAACTATCGCAGCAGCACAGACGACAAGGAAAATTTCGGATCTTTCGAAGAAATCGTGCAGAGTGCCGAGCAGTACCCAAAATACAACGATATCGTGGTTTCATGGAGCGTCCCGAAAGACGAAGGGGACACAGGGGAAATCCAGAACAGTGCGGTAGAACCGGCCCCGAACAGTTCCAACAAAGTCATCAGCACTGAGTATGTGCTGGATGGATATTTCGAGAACCTGCTCATTTTCAATGAAGTTCATTGA